The Tepidisphaeraceae bacterium genome includes a region encoding these proteins:
- a CDS encoding 3-ketoacyl-ACP reductase has translation MPSNKRVALITGGSRGIGFGVAMKLAESGFDVAINGRRDASDVADAIAVLEKTGAVVLYCQADVASRADHETMLAAIRARFGRLDVLVNNAGVAPSVRADILEAGEESFDRLISINLRGPYFLTQAAAKWMVEQQAASPSSFRGCIVNVSSVSATVVSINRGDYCISKAGVAMATQLWAARLAEHNIDVYEVRPGVIATDMTAGVTEKYDKLIANGLTVEKRWGKPDDVGKAVAMLARGELPYATGQVLNVDGGMTLQRL, from the coding sequence ATGCCTTCCAACAAACGAGTAGCCCTCATCACTGGCGGTAGCCGAGGCATTGGTTTCGGCGTGGCGATGAAGCTCGCCGAAAGCGGGTTCGACGTTGCCATCAACGGTCGGCGCGATGCGAGTGATGTCGCCGATGCGATCGCGGTGTTAGAGAAGACCGGCGCGGTGGTGCTCTACTGCCAGGCCGACGTCGCCAGCCGGGCAGATCACGAGACGATGCTGGCCGCCATCCGCGCGCGATTCGGCCGGCTCGACGTGCTGGTGAACAACGCGGGCGTCGCGCCGAGCGTGCGGGCGGACATCCTGGAGGCGGGGGAGGAAAGCTTCGATCGTCTGATCTCGATCAATCTGCGCGGCCCTTACTTCCTCACGCAGGCGGCCGCGAAGTGGATGGTCGAGCAACAGGCGGCGAGCCCGAGCAGCTTCCGCGGTTGCATCGTCAACGTTAGTTCTGTGAGCGCCACCGTCGTCAGCATCAACCGTGGCGACTACTGCATCAGCAAGGCCGGCGTCGCCATGGCGACCCAGTTGTGGGCGGCGCGGTTGGCCGAGCACAACATTGATGTGTACGAGGTTCGCCCCGGCGTGATCGCGACCGACATGACGGCCGGCGTAACTGAAAAGTACGACAAGCTGATCGCCAACGGCCTGACCGTTGAAAAGCGATGGGGCAAACCCGACGATGTCGGCAAGGCCGTCGCCATGCTGGCTCGCGGCGAACTGCCGTACGCCACGGGCCAAGTGCTGAACGTCGACGGTGGCATGACGCTGCAGCGGCTTTAA
- the eda gene encoding bifunctional 4-hydroxy-2-oxoglutarate aldolase/2-dehydro-3-deoxy-phosphogluconate aldolase yields the protein MSDILSQIAANRLMPVIALDDTDDAAPLGDALIAGGLPVAEITFRTAAAEASIRTMSKMPGMLVGAGTVLDVDTVKRAVDAGAKFMVSPGFSSKVVSYCVDNNIPITPGTVTPTDIQAAIEHGITTVKFFPAETFGGIKAIKTLAAPFGQIRFIPTGGITEKQLLDYLGFKPVLAVGGSWFVTKDLISAKKFDEITRLTSQAVKVAKEARP from the coding sequence ATGAGTGACATCCTCTCTCAGATCGCTGCCAATCGTTTGATGCCCGTGATCGCTCTGGACGACACCGACGACGCCGCTCCGCTGGGCGATGCATTGATCGCCGGCGGTCTGCCCGTCGCCGAGATCACGTTTCGCACCGCCGCCGCGGAGGCATCTATTCGGACGATGTCGAAGATGCCGGGCATGCTGGTGGGCGCGGGAACGGTTCTGGATGTGGACACAGTGAAGCGGGCCGTCGATGCCGGCGCAAAGTTTATGGTGTCGCCCGGGTTCAGCAGCAAGGTGGTCAGCTACTGCGTCGACAATAACATCCCGATCACGCCGGGCACGGTAACGCCGACCGATATTCAGGCGGCCATCGAGCACGGCATCACGACCGTGAAATTCTTTCCCGCTGAAACGTTCGGCGGCATCAAGGCGATCAAGACGCTCGCGGCGCCGTTCGGACAGATTCGCTTTATCCCGACCGGTGGCATCACCGAGAAGCAGTTGCTCGACTACCTCGGCTTCAAGCCGGTGCTGGCCGTCGGTGGCAGTTGGTTTGTGACGAAGGACTTGATCAGCGCCAAGAAGTTCGACGAGATCACCCGCCTTACGTCGCAGGCGGTGAAGGTTGCCAAGGAAGCTCGACCATGA
- a CDS encoding sugar kinase yields MNIKSKESCKYDLIALGECMIRLSPPGHGRVEFSPTLEVWVGGGEYNVAYALARLGLRTGWIGGLNTSPMGKIVLNHGRSVGMDMTHAVMRKYDGYGKIDRIGLNFTEVGHGKRASTTLYDRGHSATAGIKPGEINWKKLFHEDGVRWLHTGGIFAALSADTRAVVVEAVKAAHEAGTIVSYDLNFRSKLWSSKEAIATTKPLVPYIDCLIGNEEDFEKVLGYHAEGVDIEKNELDTGAFKQMVEHVVKDFPNVKIVGTTLRGVKTALINDWSAIMWADGKFYDGLSFPDLEIEDRVGGGDGFASGFTYGFLTGQEPQQCVNLGVAHGAMLMSTRGDTSQIELDDLLHVAGGGSARIKR; encoded by the coding sequence ATGAACATCAAATCCAAAGAGTCCTGCAAGTACGACCTGATCGCGCTCGGCGAGTGCATGATCCGTTTGTCGCCACCCGGACACGGGCGGGTTGAGTTTTCACCCACCCTCGAGGTGTGGGTGGGGGGCGGCGAATATAACGTGGCGTATGCGCTGGCGCGGCTGGGTTTGCGCACCGGTTGGATCGGTGGATTAAACACATCGCCGATGGGAAAGATCGTTCTGAACCACGGCCGATCGGTGGGCATGGACATGACCCACGCCGTCATGCGCAAGTATGACGGTTACGGTAAAATAGACCGAATTGGCCTCAATTTCACCGAAGTAGGTCACGGCAAGCGCGCCAGCACGACGCTCTACGATCGCGGCCATAGCGCCACTGCCGGCATCAAGCCGGGTGAGATCAACTGGAAGAAGCTGTTCCACGAGGACGGCGTGCGCTGGCTGCACACCGGAGGCATCTTCGCCGCGTTGTCGGCCGACACGCGCGCGGTGGTCGTCGAGGCGGTGAAGGCGGCGCACGAGGCGGGCACAATTGTCAGTTACGACCTGAACTTTCGCAGCAAGCTGTGGAGCAGCAAGGAAGCGATCGCGACGACCAAGCCGCTCGTGCCCTACATCGACTGTTTGATCGGCAACGAGGAAGACTTCGAGAAGGTGCTCGGCTACCACGCCGAGGGGGTGGACATCGAAAAGAACGAGCTCGACACCGGCGCGTTCAAGCAGATGGTCGAACACGTCGTGAAGGACTTCCCGAACGTGAAGATCGTCGGCACCACGCTGCGCGGCGTGAAGACGGCGCTCATCAACGACTGGTCCGCCATCATGTGGGCCGATGGCAAGTTCTACGACGGCCTGAGCTTCCCCGATCTTGAGATTGAGGATCGCGTGGGTGGTGGTGACGGTTTCGCCAGTGGCTTCACCTATGGCTTCCTGACGGGGCAGGAGCCGCAGCAGTGCGTCAACCTGGGTGTCGCCCACGGCGCGATGCTCATGAGCACGCGCGGCGACACAAGCCAGATCGAGCTGGACGACCTCCTTCACGTCGCCGGGGGTGGCAGCGCTCGCATCAAGCGATAA
- a CDS encoding glycoside hydrolase family 140 protein encodes MRALKVSDNKRFLTYADGKPFFYLADTAWELFHRLDRAQTLRYLTDRAAKGFTVIQAVVLAEIDGLNTPNMQGHRPLHDNDPTRLDEAYFADVDWVVDTAASLGLYIGMLPTWGDKWNKKWGIGPEIFTPDNAYTFGLWLGRRYRDKPIIWITGGDRPVETDLHREIVTRMANGLRDGDGGRNLVSFHPTGGRASSEVFHAEPWLDFNMWQSGHGRNAANYEKISSDYDRRDPVKPVLDAEPGYEDHPSAFKLDNGYLDQYDVRKSLYWSLFAGACGYTYGCHPIWQFWQSGREPRGYCRTHWEDALHLPGSGQMRHARALLESRPFLSRVPDQSLIVSEQREGSHHQQATLDAKGRYAMIYCPYYDHPTIDLAKLSNRDPVAYWFDPRTGTAATTSPIKRQGNHATYPTPYGGPDWVLVLDDPACNFPRPGAAVTEIL; translated from the coding sequence ATGCGCGCCCTGAAGGTCAGCGACAACAAGCGTTTCCTCACGTACGCCGACGGCAAGCCGTTCTTCTACCTGGCCGACACCGCGTGGGAACTATTCCATCGGCTCGACCGCGCGCAGACGCTGCGCTACCTCACCGATCGCGCCGCAAAGGGGTTCACAGTCATTCAAGCCGTCGTGCTGGCCGAGATCGACGGGCTGAACACGCCGAACATGCAGGGCCACCGGCCGTTGCACGACAACGACCCGACGCGTCTAGATGAGGCCTACTTTGCGGACGTGGATTGGGTGGTCGATACCGCGGCGTCGCTTGGGCTGTACATCGGCATGCTGCCCACCTGGGGCGACAAGTGGAACAAGAAGTGGGGCATCGGCCCGGAGATCTTCACGCCCGACAACGCCTACACGTTCGGCCTTTGGCTCGGCCGGCGCTACCGCGACAAGCCCATCATCTGGATCACCGGTGGCGACCGCCCAGTGGAAACGGACCTGCATCGGGAAATCGTCACGCGCATGGCAAATGGCCTGCGTGACGGCGACGGGGGCCGCAACCTGGTCTCGTTTCACCCGACGGGTGGCCGCGCGTCGAGCGAGGTGTTTCATGCGGAGCCGTGGCTCGACTTCAACATGTGGCAGAGCGGCCACGGGCGCAATGCGGCCAATTACGAGAAGATCAGTTCGGACTACGACCGTCGCGATCCGGTAAAGCCCGTGCTGGACGCCGAACCGGGCTACGAGGATCACCCATCCGCGTTCAAGCTCGACAACGGTTATCTGGACCAGTACGACGTACGGAAAAGCCTCTACTGGTCGCTGTTCGCCGGCGCGTGTGGGTACACGTACGGGTGCCACCCGATATGGCAATTCTGGCAGTCCGGCCGCGAACCCAGGGGTTATTGCCGCACGCACTGGGAAGACGCGTTGCACCTGCCTGGCAGCGGCCAGATGCGGCACGCACGGGCGCTGTTGGAATCGCGACCGTTCCTGTCGCGCGTGCCGGATCAGTCGCTGATCGTGTCGGAACAACGGGAGGGCTCGCACCACCAGCAGGCCACGCTCGATGCGAAAGGTCGTTACGCGATGATCTACTGCCCGTACTATGATCATCCGACGATCGACTTGGCCAAGCTGTCGAATCGCGATCCCGTCGCGTACTGGTTCGACCCGCGCACCGGCACCGCTGCGACCACCTCACCCATCAAGCGTCAGGGCAATCACGCGACATACCCGACCCCGTATGGTGGGCCGGACTGGGTGCTGGTGTTGGATGATCCCGCCTGCAACTTCCCCCGGCCCGGCGCGGCGGTGACGGAGATCTTATAG